One Poecilia reticulata strain Guanapo linkage group LG19, Guppy_female_1.0+MT, whole genome shotgun sequence genomic window carries:
- the ranbp10 gene encoding ran-binding protein 10: MAELGAGSLPLGEPAFSFQQEQELNERLKRLYPAVNEEETPLPRSWSPKDKYSYIGLSQNNLRVHYKGHGKNHKDAASVRATHPIPAACGIYYFEVKIVSKGRDGYMGIGLSAQGVNMNRLPGWDKHSYGYHGDDGHSFCSSGTGQPYGPTFTTGDVIGCCVNLINNTCFYTKNGISLGVAFTDLPPNLYPTVGLQTPGEIVDANFGQQPFVFDIEDYMSEWRAKIHGMITSFPIGERLGEWQAVLQNMVSSYLVHHGYCATATAFARATETTIQEDQTSIKNRQRIQKLVLAGRVGEAIDATQQLYPGLLERNPNLLFMLKCRQFVEMVNGTDSEVRCLTVRSPKSQDSYPGSPNLSPRHAASGTHVHSGGAESPTCSNGVAPPNKAKVHGGSSIKYPSASSSTSSSSSSSPSSINYSESNSSDSTKSQPHSANSNQETSDSEMEIEAEHYTNGVVDGSSARIMNGTYRHEEILQPDDNSICNGVTDKGRRSSKQLCGGNQAATERMIQFGRELQALSEQLCHDYGTNTTHKKMLQDAFSLLAYSDPWNCPVGQQLDPTQRESLCSALNSAILESQNLPKQPPLMLALGQATECVQLMARVRSGSCSFARIDNFLH, translated from the exons atggccgAACTCGGCGCGGGGAGCCTGCCGTTGGGAGAACCAGCTTTTAGTTTCCAGCAGGAACAGGAGCTGAACGAGCGGCTGAAGCGGCTCTACCCGGCTGTGAACGAGGAAGAGACCCCTTTACCCCGATCCTGGAGCCCCAAGGATAAATACAGCTACATCGGGCTGTCACAGAACAACCTGCGGGTCCACTACAAAG gcCATGGAAAGAACCATAAGGATGCAGCGTCAGTGCGAGCCACTCACCCGATCCCCGCCGCCTGCGGGATTTACTACTTCGAAGTGAAGATTGTCAGTAAAGGTCGAGACGG GTACATGGGCATCGGCCTGTCTGCACAGGGAGTCAACATGAACAGACTGCCTG gatGGGACAAGCACTCGTACGGTTACCACGGCGACGACGGCCACTCATTCTGCTCCTCTGGGACCGGCCAGCCGTACGGGCCGACGTTCACCACAGGCGACGTGATTGGCTGCTGCGTCAACCTCATCAACAACACCTGCTTCTACACCAAGAACGGCATCAGCCTAG GTGTTGCCTTCACGGACCTTCCT CCCAACCTGTACCCCACCGTGGGGCTCCAGACGCCCGGAGAGATCGTCGACGCCAACTTTGGCCAGCAGCCGTTCGTCTTCGACATCGAGGACTACATGAGCGAGTGGCGGGCGAAGATCCACGGGATGATCACCAGCTTCCCGATCGGCGAGCGGCTGGGGGAGTGGCAGGCCGTCCTGCAGAA CATGGTGTCCAGCTACCTGGTGCATCATGGGTATTGTGCGACTGCAACAGCGTTTGCCAGAGCCACAGAGACCACGATACAGGAGGACCAGACGTCTATAAAGAACAGGCAGA GAATACAGAAGCTGGTTCTGGCGGGTCGGGTCGGTGAAGCCATCGACGCCACCCAGCAGCTCTACCCGGGTCTGCTGGAACGCAACCCCAACCTGCTCTTCATGTTGAA GTGTCGGCAGTTCGTGGAAATGGTGAACGGGACGGACAGCGAAGTTCGCTGCCTGACGGTTCGCTCCCCAAAGTCCCAGGACAGTTACCCCGGCTCCCCCAACCTCAGCCCGCGGCACGCCGCCAGCGGCACGCACGTCCACAGTGGAG GAGCGGAAAGCCCCACCTGCAGTAACGGCGTCGCCCCGCCCAACAAGGCGAAGGTTCACGGCGGCAGCAGCATCAAATACCCGAgcgcctcctcctccacctcctcatcCAGCTCCTCCTCCCCGTCCTCCATAAACTACTCCGAGTCCAACTCCTCCGACTCCACCAAGAGCCAGCCGCACAGCGCCAACAGCAACCAGGAAACCAG CGACAGCGAGATGGAGATCGAGGCGGAGCATTACACCAACGGCGTGGTGGACGGCTCGTCGGCGCGGATCATGAACGGCACGTACCGACATGAAGAGATCCTGCAGCCCGACGACAACAGCATCTGCAACGGGGTCACAG ACAAGGGCCGCAGGAGCAGCAAGCAGCTGTGTGGGGGGAACCAGGCAGCCACAGAGAGGATGATCCAGTTTGGACGGGAGCTGCAGGCGCTCAGCGAACAGCTGTGCCACGACTACGGCACCAACACCACGCACAAGAAGATGTTACAG gatgCGTTCAGCCTGCTGGCGTACTCGGACCCCTGGAACTGCCCGGTGGGCCAGCAGTTGGACCCCACGCAGAGAGAGTCGCTCTGCTCCGCTCTTAACAGCGCCATTCTGG AATCCCAGAACCTCCCCAAGCAGCCGCCGCTGATGCTGGCGCTGGGCCAGGCCACCGAGTGCGTCCAGCTCATGGCCCGGGTCCGGTCCGGTTCCTGCTCCTTCGCCAGGATAGACAACTTTTTGCACTAG